From Pantoea vagans:
TTTCAGCAACTGTTTCATCGGCACTTTGCCGTTGGCAAAGCGTGACGGGTCGTAGTTGGTGTTGGACGAAATCGCCTGGTCAATGAATTTCTGCATCAGACCCACCAGTTGCAGGTAGCCGTCGTTGTTCGGCATTTCCCACAGCAGCTCATACTGATCTTTCAGACGCTCATACTCCGGCACCACCTGACGCAGGATGCCATCTTTCGATGCTTTGATGCTGATGTGGCCACGTGGCGGCTCAATGCCGTTGGTGGCATTGGAGATCTGCGACGAGGTCTCAGACGGCATCAGCGCAGACAGGGTCGAGTTGCGCAGGCCGTGCGTTTTAATCTCTTCACGCAGGCTCTCCCAGTCGAGATGCAGCGGTTCGTTGCTGATCGCGTCCAGGTCTTTCTTGTAGGTATCGATTGGCAGAATGCCCTGCGCATAGGTGGTTTCATTGAACCATGGGCAGGCACCTTGCTCTTTCGCCAGCTCGTTTGACGCTTTCAGCAGGTAGTACTGAATCGCTTCAAAGGTTTTGTGGGTCAGGCCATTAGCACTGCCATCGGAGTAGCGGACACCGTGCTTCGCCAGATAGTAGGCGTAGTTGATGACGCCGATACCCAGGGTACGACGACCCATGGCACCACGCTGGGCAGCCGGAATCGGGTAATCCTGATAGTCGAGCAGGGCATCCAGCGCACGCACCGCCAGGGTAGCCAGCTCTTCCAGATCGTCCAGGCTTTCGATGGCACCGAGGTTAAACGCAGAAAGCGTACAAAGCGCGATCTCACCGTTTTCGTCGTTAACATCTTCCAGCGGTTTGGTCGGCAGGGCGATTTCCAGGCAGAGGTTAGACTGGCGAACCGGCGCGATGCGCGGATCAAACGGGCTGTGGGTGTTGCAGTGATCAACGTTCTGAATGTAGATACGGCCAGTTGAAGCACGTTCCTGCATCATCAGCGAAAAGAGATCGACCGCTTTAACACGCTGCTGGCGGATGCTCTTATCCTGCTCATATTTAGTGTAGAGGCGCTCAAACTCATCCTGATCGGCGAAGAACGCGTCATAGAGGCCAGGCACGTCAGACGGGCTGAACAGGGTGATGTCTTCGCCTTTCAGCAGGCGCTGATACATCAGCTTGTTGAGCTGAACGCCGTAGTCCATATGACGCACGCGGTTGCCTTCAACGCCACGGTTGTTTTTCAGCACCAGCAGGCTTTCGATTTCCAGATGCCACATCGGGTAGAACAGCGTTGCTGCGCCGCCACGTACGCCGCCCTGAGAACAGGACTTCACTGCGGTCTGGAAATGCTTATAGAACGGGATACAGCCGGTGTGGAACGCTTCACCGCCGCGGATCGGGCTGCCCAGCGCACGGATACGACCGGCGTTGATGCCGATACCGGCACGCTGAGAGACATATTTCACAATCGCACTGGAGGTGGCGTTGATGGAGTCCAGGCTATCGCCGCACTCGATCAGCACACAGGAGCTGAACTGACGTGTCGGGGTACGCACACCCGACATGATTGGTGTCGGCAGCGAGATTTTAAACGTGGAGATCGCATCATAGAAACGCTTGATGTAATCCATACGCGTGTCGCGCGGGTAGCCAGAGAACAGGCAGGCAGCAACCAGAATGTAGAGGAACTGCGCGCTCTCGTAAATTTCACCCGAGACGCGGTTCTGGACCAGATATTTGCCTTCCAGCTGCTTCACTGCGGCGTAGGAGAAGTTCATGTCACGCCAGTGGTCGAGGAACTCGTCCATCTGTGCGAACTCTTCCTGACTGTAATCTTCCAGCAGATGGCGATCGTATTTGCCCATGTCGACCATCTTAACGACCTGGTCATAAAGCTTCGGCGGCTCAAACTGACCATACGCTTTTTTGCGCAGGTGGAAGATCGCCAGGCGGGCAGCCAGATACTGATAGTCAGGGGCATCGCGAGAGATGAGGTCTGCTGCGGCCTTGATGATGGTCTCATGAATGTCAGAGGTTCTGATGCCATCATAGAACTGAATGTGGGAGCGCAGTTCGACCTGTGAAACTGAGACGTTGTTCAGCCCTTCAGCTGCCCAGTCCAGCACACGGTGAATTTTGTCGAGATCAATGCGCTCCTGGCGGCCATCGCGTTTAGTAACGAGCAGACTCTGGTTCATGTCGCGTTTTTACCTTTGCGTGAGTATCCAAAAATTAAAAGAAATCCCGGCTTATGCACAGCATATTCATTGTGAATAATGTGTGGATAAACACTACATCTTGGGGGTGATGGGAAGTACCATAACTACATGGGGGCTTATTTTAGTATTTTACGGCCGCTTAACAAGAGCAAAAAATGATGGATAGAGGGGTTGTATTTTTGACGAAAATTCTTAGGCCATGCCTTGTAAGGCCTGGCAACATGTCAACCAGATCACACTTTTTTTTCTAACTTTGATCGGACGCGTATTTCTTATTCAATCCTCCCTTTTCGGCCCTGAAGGGGAGGAAAAAAGGCGAAAAGAGACTACCTGCCCAGGGCGTTGCCAGATGGCGCGGACTGAAATCTGAGGCAGAAGAGAGTGGGTGTGACGTAACCCACTGGCAGATAACACTATGCCTCTGTTGCGGATGATTTCGGGGTCAGCAGGCGATGAAAAGCGGAAAGGGAAGAACAAGCCCGCCCTGATTCAGGCGGGCCGATCACTTATACGGCGCGATGAGTGTGCACCATATAATTGACATCCGTACCCGGGGCCAGTTTGAAGCGATTGGTCACCGGATTGTAGTGCAGGCCGATGATGTTACGTTCACGTAGCGTCGTTTCATCGACCCAGCCCAGCAGTTCGGAAGGGCGGATGAATTTCTTCACGTCATGGGTACCGCGCGGCAGCATGCGGAGCACATATTCCGCGCCAAAGATCGCCAATAGCCAGGCTTTAGGGTTGCGGTTCAGCGTAGAGAAAAAGACTTCGCCGCCGGGTTTGACCAGCTTCGCACAGGCGTGAATCACCGAGCGCGGATCCGGCACATGCTCCAGCATCTCCATGCAGGTCACCACATCATATTTTCCGGCGTGCTGCTCGGCATGCTCTTCAACGGTCTGCTGTACGTAGTCCAGCGTCACGCCGCTCTCCAGAGCATGCAGGCGTGCCACGGCCAGCGGTTCAGCGCCCATATCCAGGCCCGTCACCACTGCGCCTTCACGCGCCATGCTTTCCGCTAAAATGCCGCCGCCGCATCCCACGTCGAGCACGGTTTTACCAAACAAACCGTTGCTGTGCTGCGCGATATAGCCCAGGCGCAGCGGGTTGATGCGATGCAGCGGTTTAAATTCACCCTCCAGATCCCACCAGCGCGAGGCAACCGCCTCAAACTTGGCAATTTCCTGCGCATCGACGTTCTGCTGATGATTCTGCGGTTGTGCATTCATTGAATCGTAACTCCTGACAAAATGTGCCCACAGTATAAACGCTTAACCGCGGATGGCACACCTTTCAGGCGTAAGGAAAAGCGGGCGATATCGGTGGTTAACGTTCACCCGGGCATTGCAGTGTGATATACTTTCGCACCTTTAAAATCCGGGATTAAGTAGAGGGATAGCGGCTCCATGAGCGACCTTGCGAGAGAAATTACACCGGTCAATATCGAAGAAGAATTAAAAAATTCTTACCTCGGTTACGCCATGTCGGTCATCGTTGGCCGAGCTTTACCCGATGTGCGTGATGGCCTGAAGCCGGTTCATCGTCGCGTACTCTATGCGATGAGCGTACTGGGTAACGACTGGAACAAACCCTATAAAAAATCTGCCCGCGTCGTCGGTGACGTTATCGGTAAATATCACCCGCATGGTGATTCTGCCGTTTACGACACCATTGTACGTATGGCCCAGCCTTTCTCCCTGCGTTACATGCTGGTGGACGGACAAGGCAACTTCGGTTCCATCGACGGCGACTCCGCTGCAGCGATGCGTTATACCGAAATTCGCATGTCGAAAATCGCCCACGACCTGTTAGCTGACCTGGAAAAAGAGACCGTCGATTTCGTACCGAACTATGACGGCACTGAGCAGATCCCTGAAGTTCTGCCGACCAAAATCCCTAACCTGCTGGTGAACGGTTCGTCCGGTATCGCCGTGGGTATGGCAACCAATATTCCACCGCACAACCTGCGTGAAGTGATTAACGGCTGCCTGGCGTACATTGAAGATGAGAACATCAGCATTGAAGCGCTGATGGAGCACATTCCGGGGCCTGATTTCCCGACCGCCGCCATCATCAATGGTCGCCGTGGCATCGAAGAAGCGTACCGCACCGGACGCGGCAAGATTTACATTCGCGCGCGTGGCGAAGTGGAAGCCGATGCGAAAACGGGCCGCGAGACCATCATCATCCATGAGCTGCCGTATCAGGTGAACAAAGCCCGCCTGATTGAGAAGATTGCGGAGCTGGTGAAAGAGAAGCGTGTCGAAGGCATCAGCGCACTGCGCGATGAGTCTGATAAAGACGGCATGCGCATCGTGATTGAGATCAAGCGTGATGCGGTCGGTGAAGTGGTTCTGAATAATCTCTATTCACTGACCCAGCTGCAGACCTCGTTTGGTATCAATATGGTGGCGCTGCATCAGGGCCAGCCGAAGATTATGGCGCTGAAGGAGATTCTGGACGCCTTCGTTCGCCATCGTCGTGAAGTCGTAACGCGTCGTACCATCTTTGAACTGCGCAAGGCCCGTGACCGCGCGCATATCCTGGAAGGTCTGGCGATTGCGCTGGCGAATATCGATCCGATCATCGAGCTGATTCGTCGTGCGCCAAACCCGGCAGAAGCGAAAGCGGGTCTGATTGCCCAGGCGTGGGATCTCGGTAACGTGTCAGCGATGCTGGAGCGTGCAGGTGATGACGCCGCGCGTCCTGAGTGGCTGGATCCGCAGTACGGTATCCGTGATGGGCAGTACTATCTGACCGAGCAGCAGGCTCAGGC
This genomic window contains:
- the nrdA gene encoding class 1a ribonucleoside-diphosphate reductase subunit alpha, with amino-acid sequence MNQSLLVTKRDGRQERIDLDKIHRVLDWAAEGLNNVSVSQVELRSHIQFYDGIRTSDIHETIIKAAADLISRDAPDYQYLAARLAIFHLRKKAYGQFEPPKLYDQVVKMVDMGKYDRHLLEDYSQEEFAQMDEFLDHWRDMNFSYAAVKQLEGKYLVQNRVSGEIYESAQFLYILVAACLFSGYPRDTRMDYIKRFYDAISTFKISLPTPIMSGVRTPTRQFSSCVLIECGDSLDSINATSSAIVKYVSQRAGIGINAGRIRALGSPIRGGEAFHTGCIPFYKHFQTAVKSCSQGGVRGGAATLFYPMWHLEIESLLVLKNNRGVEGNRVRHMDYGVQLNKLMYQRLLKGEDITLFSPSDVPGLYDAFFADQDEFERLYTKYEQDKSIRQQRVKAVDLFSLMMQERASTGRIYIQNVDHCNTHSPFDPRIAPVRQSNLCLEIALPTKPLEDVNDENGEIALCTLSAFNLGAIESLDDLEELATLAVRALDALLDYQDYPIPAAQRGAMGRRTLGIGVINYAYYLAKHGVRYSDGSANGLTHKTFEAIQYYLLKASNELAKEQGACPWFNETTYAQGILPIDTYKKDLDAISNEPLHLDWESLREEIKTHGLRNSTLSALMPSETSSQISNATNGIEPPRGHISIKASKDGILRQVVPEYERLKDQYELLWEMPNNDGYLQLVGLMQKFIDQAISSNTNYDPSRFANGKVPMKQLLKDLLTAYKFGVKTLYYQNTRDGAEDAQDDLAPSIQDDGCESGACKI
- the ubiG gene encoding bifunctional 2-polyprenyl-6-hydroxyphenol methylase/3-demethylubiquinol 3-O-methyltransferase UbiG, with protein sequence MNAQPQNHQQNVDAQEIAKFEAVASRWWDLEGEFKPLHRINPLRLGYIAQHSNGLFGKTVLDVGCGGGILAESMAREGAVVTGLDMGAEPLAVARLHALESGVTLDYVQQTVEEHAEQHAGKYDVVTCMEMLEHVPDPRSVIHACAKLVKPGGEVFFSTLNRNPKAWLLAIFGAEYVLRMLPRGTHDVKKFIRPSELLGWVDETTLRERNIIGLHYNPVTNRFKLAPGTDVNYMVHTHRAV
- the gyrA gene encoding DNA topoisomerase (ATP-hydrolyzing) subunit A — protein: MSDLAREITPVNIEEELKNSYLGYAMSVIVGRALPDVRDGLKPVHRRVLYAMSVLGNDWNKPYKKSARVVGDVIGKYHPHGDSAVYDTIVRMAQPFSLRYMLVDGQGNFGSIDGDSAAAMRYTEIRMSKIAHDLLADLEKETVDFVPNYDGTEQIPEVLPTKIPNLLVNGSSGIAVGMATNIPPHNLREVINGCLAYIEDENISIEALMEHIPGPDFPTAAIINGRRGIEEAYRTGRGKIYIRARGEVEADAKTGRETIIIHELPYQVNKARLIEKIAELVKEKRVEGISALRDESDKDGMRIVIEIKRDAVGEVVLNNLYSLTQLQTSFGINMVALHQGQPKIMALKEILDAFVRHRREVVTRRTIFELRKARDRAHILEGLAIALANIDPIIELIRRAPNPAEAKAGLIAQAWDLGNVSAMLERAGDDAARPEWLDPQYGIRDGQYYLTEQQAQAILDLRLQKLTGLEHEKLLDEYKALLEQIAELLHILSSAERLMEVIREELELMRDQFGDDRRTEITANTADINIEDLINQEDVVVTLSHQGYVKYQPLSDYEAQRRGGKGKSAARIKEEDFIDRLLVANTHDTILCFSSRGRLYWMKVYQLPEASRGARGRPIVNLLPLEANERITAILPVREYTEGFNIFMATALGTVKKTALKEFSRPRSAGIIAVNLRDDDELIGVALTNGNDEAMLFSAAGKVVRFAESAVRAMGRTASGVRGIRLAEGDRVVSLIVPREEGAIMTVTQNGYGKRTANSEYPTKSRATQGVISIKVTERNGPVIGAVQVVDGDQIMMITDAGTLVRTRVSEVSVVGRNTQGVILIRTAEDENVVGLQRVAEPVEEEELDSIDGSVAEGEDDIAPEAEIDDEEIAPEADAEDEDDAAEDEE